A part of Cotesia glomerata isolate CgM1 linkage group LG4, MPM_Cglom_v2.3, whole genome shotgun sequence genomic DNA contains:
- the LOC123262646 gene encoding 1-phosphatidylinositol 4,5-bisphosphate phosphodiesterase-like isoform X3, with protein sequence MTKRFEFNWQIEVPENLREGCVFDRWTEEKDNTEIELNCLFKVDEYGFFIYWQSEGKDGDVIELCQVSDIRAGGVPKDPKLYDKLVAKHGEQLDDKSLAICSGVDYTNINYQHVVCPDVNTAKIWLAGMRRITHNVKANNICPLTCLKKHWMRLRMLVDPNGKVPVKVVARTFASGKTEKLVYQCLSDLGLPSGKNDVIEPEDFTFDAFYALYHKICPRNDIEELFQSITQGKADTINLEQLITFLNEKQRDPTLNEILYPLYDDKRAFEIINDYEQNETYRNQKTMTKDGFIRYLMSDENAPVFLDRLDVYMDMDQPLSHYYINSSHNTYLSGRQFGGKSSVEMYRQVLLAGCRCVELDCWDGKGEDEEPIITHGKAMCTAILFKDVIYAVRDTAFVTSEYPVILSFENHCSKTQQYKLAKYCDEILGDLLLKEPLKDYALEPGVSLPPPSLLKRKILIKNKRLKPEVEKQELELFKQGQFVIEDEIKEDASAPAVVAGVVEQQSVDSAVVDVVAVQQNSSNSGVGPAGLGDSIELAVVQPYTGSTTNVHPWLSSMVNYAQPIKFQGFDEAEQKNMHYHMSSFAENTGLNHLKTSAIEFVNYNKRQMSRIYPKGTRADSSNYMPQVFWNAGCQMVSLNFQTADLPMQLNQGKFEYNGSSGYLLKPDFMRRSDRSFDPFAESPVDGVIATSCSVQVIAGQFLSDKKVGTYVEVEMYGLPTDTIRKEFRTRVVPANGLNPVYNEEPFLFRKVVLPDLAALRFAVYDESNGKLLGQRIVPLDGLQSGYRHIALRTEANFPMSLPMLFCNIEIKIYVPDGFQEFMDALTAPRAPRKTEIPSQPRTRGQDEDSKISGDSSQGRSIEAAKPREAMDFEPITMEVLSQEKAYQKLVRNQQKEVESLKKRQLKERNTVQKQQCAAIEKLIKGKKAVSEQTSQWSNVMERQRREERIMIMGHLEERRTLLRKLCFAAQVNQCKLQTTRHEREIKELNARQARLSVESTKEVMNDKSLKSRGIKEGRLREKQQNNTKRFMEERKFAQIVQNREREKLKIIHSEQLEELEKEIDEMMEMHKNQQIEYELGPKNEFYV encoded by the exons atGACCAAGAGGTTTGAATTTAATTGGCAGATCGAGGTACCGGAGAATCTCCGCGAGGGATGTGTCTTTGATAGGTGGACTGAGGAAAAGGATAATACTGAAATCGAACTTAATTGTCTCTTCAAAGTCGACGAATATGGCTTTTTCATTTACTGGCAAAGCGAGGGAAAG GACGGCGACGTCATCGAGCTTTGTCAAGTGAGCGACATACGGGCTGGAGGTGTACCCAAG GATCCAAAGCTGTACGACAAGCTGGTGGCCAAACACGGGGAACAACTTGACGATAAAAGTCTTGCCATATGCTCTGGAGTTGATtacacaaatattaattaccaACATGTTGTCTGTCCCGATGTCAATACTGCTAAG ATATGGTTGGCTGGAATGAGACGTATTACTCACAATGTCAAAGCCAACAATATATGTCCGCTGACTTGTTTAAAAAAACA TTGGATGAGACTGAGGATGCTGGTTGATCCCAATGGGAAGGTACCTGTCAAGGTTGTTGCGAGAACTTTTGCCTCTGGAAAGACTGAGAAGTTGGTTTATCAGTGTCTGTCTGATTTAGGTTTACCGAGCGGGAAG AACGATGTGATAGAACCAGAGGATTTTACATTCGATGCGTTTTACGCTCTCTACCACAAAATATGCCCAAGAAATGACATCGAAGAATTATTTCAATCCAT aACCCAAGGCAAAGCAGATACAATTAATTTGGAACAATTGATAACTTTTCTGAATGAGAAACAACGTGACCCaactttaaatgaaattttgtatCCCCTTTATGACGACAAACGGGCTTTTGagataattaatgattacGAGCAGAATGaaacttacagaaatcaaa AAACAATGACTAAGGATGGATTTATAAGGTATTTAATGTCAGATGAGAACGCTCCAGTTTTCCTCGACAGATTGGACGTCTACATGGACATGGATCAGCCATTATcccattattatattaattcaaGTCATAATACTTATTTGAGCGGCAGACAGTTTGGCGGCAAGTCTAGCGTTGAAATGTATCGTCAGGTTTTACTCGCTGGTTGcag ATGCGTTGAATTGGATTGTTGGGACGGAAAAGGCGAGGATGAGGAGCCAATTATAACCCACGGAAAAGCAATGTGCACGGCAATTCTCTTCAAAGACGTTATTTACGCGGTTCGGGATACTGCGTTTGTCACCTCAGAGTACCCGGTGATACTCAGCTTTGAGAATCATTGTAGCAAAACCCAGCAGTACAAATTAGCTAAATACTGTGATGAAATATTAGGCGACCTGTTGCTAAAAGAACCACTCAAAGATTACGCG TTGGAGCCTGGTGTCTCACTACCACCACCGAGTCTTCTCAAGCGTAAGATTCTTATAAAGAATAAGCGACTGAAACCAGAGGTTGAGAAGCAAGAATTGGAGCTCTTTAAGCAAGGTCAATTTGTTATCGAGGATGAGATCAAAGAGGACGCAAGTGCACCAGCTGTTGTTGCCGGAGTTGTAGAACAGCAATCG gTAGACTCTGCAGTGGTGGATGTTGTCGCGGTGCAGCAAAACTCATCAAATTCTGGCGTAGGTCCAGCAGGTCTAGGTGACAGCATTGAATTGGCTGTCGTGCAGCCTTACACCGGTAGTACAACAAACGTCCATCCCTGGCTATCTTCCATGGTAAACTATGCACAACCCATAAAATTCCAAGGTTTCGACGAGGCCGAAC aaaaaaacaTGCACTATCACATGTCTTCCTTCGCTGAAAACACTGGCCTCAATCATCTCAAGACTTCGGCAATAGAATTTGTCAATTACAATAAACGGCAAATGAGCAGAATTTATCCTAAAGGCACCAGAGCTGACTCATCAAACTACATGCCTCAG GTCTTTTGGAATGCCGGGTGCCAAATGGTCTcgttgaattttcaaacggccGACCTACCGATGCAATTGAACCAAGGGAAATTCGAATATAACGGATCGTCAGGCTACTTGTTAAAGCCCGACTTTATGAGACGCTCTGATCGAAGCTTCGATCCATTTGCCGAGAGTCCAGTTGACGGTGTCATAGCAACTTCATGCAGCGTCCAG GTTATCGCGGGACAGTTTTTGTCTGACAAAAAAGTCGGTACCTACGTCGAGGTGGAGATGTACGGCCTTCCCACAGACACTATCAGAAAGGAATTCCGCACCCGAGTGGTCCCCGCCAACGGTCTAAATCCGGTCTACAATGAGGAGCCTTTTCTCTTCAGGAAAGTAGTACTGCCTGACCTTGCGGCTCTCAGGTTCGCGGTTTACGATGAGTCAAACGGAAAACTCCTCGGCCAGAGAATTGTTCCTCTAGATGGTTTGCAGTCGGGTTACCGTCACATTGCGTTACGCACAGAGGCCAATTTTCCCATGTCTCTTCCCATGCTCTTTTGTAAtattgaaatcaaaatttacgtTCCCGATGGATTTCAAg AATTTATGGACGCTTTAACGGCGCCACGAGCACCAAGAAAGACAGAAATTCCGTCGCAACCCCGCACTCGAGGCCAAGATGAAGATAGCAAAATATCGGGAGATTCATCTCAGGGACGATCCATTGAAGCCGCCAAACCCAGAG AAGCAATGGATTTCGAGCCGATAACCATGGAAGTATTAAGCCAAGAGAAAGCTTATCAAAAATTAGTCCGTAACCAGCAGAAAGAAGTCGAGTCTTTGAAAAAACGCCAACTGAAGGAAAGAAATACCGTCCAGAAGCAGCAGTGCGCTGCCATTGAGAAGCTTATTAAGGGAAAAAA AGCGGTCTCGGAGCAGACGAGCCAGTGGTCGAACGTGATGGAGCGACAGCGGCGGGAGGAGCGCATAATGATTATGGGCCACCTCGAGGAGCGGAGGACGCTGCTGAGGAAGCTCTGTTTCGCAGCCCAGGTCAACCAGTGCAAACTCCAAACCACCAGGCACGAGAGGGAAATCAAGGAGCTCAACGCCCGGCAGGCCAGACTCTCTGTCGAAAGCACTAAGGAGGTGATGAACGACAAGTCCCTCAAGAGTCGCGGCATCAAGGAGGGCAGGCTGCGCGAGAAACAGCAGAACAACACCAAGAGGTTCATGGAGGAGAGGAAATTCGCACAAATAGTTCAGAATCGCGAGAGGgaaaagctcaaaataattCACAGTGAACAGCTTGAGGAATTGGAGAAGGAAATTGATGAG ATGATGGAGATGCACAAGAACCAGCAGATTGAGTACGAGTTGGGTCCAAAGAATGAATTCTACGTGTGA
- the LOC123262646 gene encoding 1-phosphatidylinositol 4,5-bisphosphate phosphodiesterase-like isoform X2: MTKRFEFNWQIEVPENLREGCVFDRWTEEKDNTEIELNCLFKVDEYGFFIYWQSEGKDGDVIELCQVSDIRAGGVPKDPKLYDKLVAKHGEQLDDKSLAICSGVDYTNINYQHVVCPDVNTAKIWLAGMRRITHNVKANNICPLTCLKKHWMRLRMLVDPNGKVPVKVVARTFASGKTEKLVYQCLSDLGLPSGKNDVIEPEDFTFDAFYALYHKICPRNDIEELFQSITQGKADTINLEQLITFLNEKQRDPTLNEILYPLYDDKRAFEIINDYEQNETYRNQKTMTKDGFIRYLMSDENAPVFLDRLDVYMDMDQPLSHYYINSSHNTYLSGRQFGGKSSVEMYRQVLLAGCRCVELDCWDGKGEDEEPIITHGKAMCTAILFKDVIYAVRDTAFVTSEYPVILSFENHCSKTQQYKLAKYCDEILGDLLLKEPLKDYALEPGVSLPPPSLLKRKILIKNKRLKPEVEKQELELFKQGQFVIEDEIKEDASAPAVVAGVVEQQSVDSAVVDVVAVQQNSSNSGVGPAGLGDSIELAVVQPYTGSTTNVHPWLSSMVNYAQPIKFQGFDEAEQKNMHYHMSSFAENTGLNHLKTSAIEFVNYNKRQMSRIYPKGTRADSSNYMPQVFWNAGCQMVSLNFQTADLPMQLNQGKFEYNGSSGYLLKPDFMRRSDRSFDPFAESPVDGVIATSCSVQVIAGQFLSDKKVGTYVEVEMYGLPTDTIRKEFRTRVVPANGLNPVYNEEPFLFRKVVLPDLAALRFAVYDESNGKLLGQRIVPLDGLQSGYRHIALRTEANFPMSLPMLFCNIEIKIYVPDGFQEFMDALTAPRAPRKTEIPSQPRTRGQDEDSKISGDSSQGRSIEAAKPREAMDFEPITMEVLSQEKAYQKLVRNQQKEVESLKKRQLKERNTVQKQQCAAIEKLIKGKNKAELSRDPIVRRAVSEQTSQWSNVMERQRREERIMIMGHLEERRTLLRKLCFAAQVNQCKLQTTRHEREIKELNARQARLSVESTKEVMNDKSLKSRGIKEGRLREKQQNNTKRFMEERKFAQIVQNREREKLKIIHSEQLEELEKEIDENSALFTSYEVPKSVKKSLSCY, encoded by the exons atGACCAAGAGGTTTGAATTTAATTGGCAGATCGAGGTACCGGAGAATCTCCGCGAGGGATGTGTCTTTGATAGGTGGACTGAGGAAAAGGATAATACTGAAATCGAACTTAATTGTCTCTTCAAAGTCGACGAATATGGCTTTTTCATTTACTGGCAAAGCGAGGGAAAG GACGGCGACGTCATCGAGCTTTGTCAAGTGAGCGACATACGGGCTGGAGGTGTACCCAAG GATCCAAAGCTGTACGACAAGCTGGTGGCCAAACACGGGGAACAACTTGACGATAAAAGTCTTGCCATATGCTCTGGAGTTGATtacacaaatattaattaccaACATGTTGTCTGTCCCGATGTCAATACTGCTAAG ATATGGTTGGCTGGAATGAGACGTATTACTCACAATGTCAAAGCCAACAATATATGTCCGCTGACTTGTTTAAAAAAACA TTGGATGAGACTGAGGATGCTGGTTGATCCCAATGGGAAGGTACCTGTCAAGGTTGTTGCGAGAACTTTTGCCTCTGGAAAGACTGAGAAGTTGGTTTATCAGTGTCTGTCTGATTTAGGTTTACCGAGCGGGAAG AACGATGTGATAGAACCAGAGGATTTTACATTCGATGCGTTTTACGCTCTCTACCACAAAATATGCCCAAGAAATGACATCGAAGAATTATTTCAATCCAT aACCCAAGGCAAAGCAGATACAATTAATTTGGAACAATTGATAACTTTTCTGAATGAGAAACAACGTGACCCaactttaaatgaaattttgtatCCCCTTTATGACGACAAACGGGCTTTTGagataattaatgattacGAGCAGAATGaaacttacagaaatcaaa AAACAATGACTAAGGATGGATTTATAAGGTATTTAATGTCAGATGAGAACGCTCCAGTTTTCCTCGACAGATTGGACGTCTACATGGACATGGATCAGCCATTATcccattattatattaattcaaGTCATAATACTTATTTGAGCGGCAGACAGTTTGGCGGCAAGTCTAGCGTTGAAATGTATCGTCAGGTTTTACTCGCTGGTTGcag ATGCGTTGAATTGGATTGTTGGGACGGAAAAGGCGAGGATGAGGAGCCAATTATAACCCACGGAAAAGCAATGTGCACGGCAATTCTCTTCAAAGACGTTATTTACGCGGTTCGGGATACTGCGTTTGTCACCTCAGAGTACCCGGTGATACTCAGCTTTGAGAATCATTGTAGCAAAACCCAGCAGTACAAATTAGCTAAATACTGTGATGAAATATTAGGCGACCTGTTGCTAAAAGAACCACTCAAAGATTACGCG TTGGAGCCTGGTGTCTCACTACCACCACCGAGTCTTCTCAAGCGTAAGATTCTTATAAAGAATAAGCGACTGAAACCAGAGGTTGAGAAGCAAGAATTGGAGCTCTTTAAGCAAGGTCAATTTGTTATCGAGGATGAGATCAAAGAGGACGCAAGTGCACCAGCTGTTGTTGCCGGAGTTGTAGAACAGCAATCG gTAGACTCTGCAGTGGTGGATGTTGTCGCGGTGCAGCAAAACTCATCAAATTCTGGCGTAGGTCCAGCAGGTCTAGGTGACAGCATTGAATTGGCTGTCGTGCAGCCTTACACCGGTAGTACAACAAACGTCCATCCCTGGCTATCTTCCATGGTAAACTATGCACAACCCATAAAATTCCAAGGTTTCGACGAGGCCGAAC aaaaaaacaTGCACTATCACATGTCTTCCTTCGCTGAAAACACTGGCCTCAATCATCTCAAGACTTCGGCAATAGAATTTGTCAATTACAATAAACGGCAAATGAGCAGAATTTATCCTAAAGGCACCAGAGCTGACTCATCAAACTACATGCCTCAG GTCTTTTGGAATGCCGGGTGCCAAATGGTCTcgttgaattttcaaacggccGACCTACCGATGCAATTGAACCAAGGGAAATTCGAATATAACGGATCGTCAGGCTACTTGTTAAAGCCCGACTTTATGAGACGCTCTGATCGAAGCTTCGATCCATTTGCCGAGAGTCCAGTTGACGGTGTCATAGCAACTTCATGCAGCGTCCAG GTTATCGCGGGACAGTTTTTGTCTGACAAAAAAGTCGGTACCTACGTCGAGGTGGAGATGTACGGCCTTCCCACAGACACTATCAGAAAGGAATTCCGCACCCGAGTGGTCCCCGCCAACGGTCTAAATCCGGTCTACAATGAGGAGCCTTTTCTCTTCAGGAAAGTAGTACTGCCTGACCTTGCGGCTCTCAGGTTCGCGGTTTACGATGAGTCAAACGGAAAACTCCTCGGCCAGAGAATTGTTCCTCTAGATGGTTTGCAGTCGGGTTACCGTCACATTGCGTTACGCACAGAGGCCAATTTTCCCATGTCTCTTCCCATGCTCTTTTGTAAtattgaaatcaaaatttacgtTCCCGATGGATTTCAAg AATTTATGGACGCTTTAACGGCGCCACGAGCACCAAGAAAGACAGAAATTCCGTCGCAACCCCGCACTCGAGGCCAAGATGAAGATAGCAAAATATCGGGAGATTCATCTCAGGGACGATCCATTGAAGCCGCCAAACCCAGAG AAGCAATGGATTTCGAGCCGATAACCATGGAAGTATTAAGCCAAGAGAAAGCTTATCAAAAATTAGTCCGTAACCAGCAGAAAGAAGTCGAGTCTTTGAAAAAACGCCAACTGAAGGAAAGAAATACCGTCCAGAAGCAGCAGTGCGCTGCCATTGAGAAGCTTATTAAGGGAAAAAA CAAAGCGGAATTATCGAGGGATCCGATCGTTCGTAGAGCGGTCTCGGAGCAGACGAGCCAGTGGTCGAACGTGATGGAGCGACAGCGGCGGGAGGAGCGCATAATGATTATGGGCCACCTCGAGGAGCGGAGGACGCTGCTGAGGAAGCTCTGTTTCGCAGCCCAGGTCAACCAGTGCAAACTCCAAACCACCAGGCACGAGAGGGAAATCAAGGAGCTCAACGCCCGGCAGGCCAGACTCTCTGTCGAAAGCACTAAGGAGGTGATGAACGACAAGTCCCTCAAGAGTCGCGGCATCAAGGAGGGCAGGCTGCGCGAGAAACAGCAGAACAACACCAAGAGGTTCATGGAGGAGAGGAAATTCGCACAAATAGTTCAGAATCGCGAGAGGgaaaagctcaaaataattCACAGTGAACAGCTTGAGGAATTGGAGAAGGAAATTGATGAG AACTCTGCTCTGTTTACAAGTTATGAAGTTCCAAAAtcagtgaaaaaaagtttatcatgctattaa
- the LOC123262646 gene encoding 1-phosphatidylinositol 4,5-bisphosphate phosphodiesterase-like isoform X1, with protein MTKRFEFNWQIEVPENLREGCVFDRWTEEKDNTEIELNCLFKVDEYGFFIYWQSEGKDGDVIELCQVSDIRAGGVPKDPKLYDKLVAKHGEQLDDKSLAICSGVDYTNINYQHVVCPDVNTAKIWLAGMRRITHNVKANNICPLTCLKKHWMRLRMLVDPNGKVPVKVVARTFASGKTEKLVYQCLSDLGLPSGKNDVIEPEDFTFDAFYALYHKICPRNDIEELFQSITQGKADTINLEQLITFLNEKQRDPTLNEILYPLYDDKRAFEIINDYEQNETYRNQKTMTKDGFIRYLMSDENAPVFLDRLDVYMDMDQPLSHYYINSSHNTYLSGRQFGGKSSVEMYRQVLLAGCRCVELDCWDGKGEDEEPIITHGKAMCTAILFKDVIYAVRDTAFVTSEYPVILSFENHCSKTQQYKLAKYCDEILGDLLLKEPLKDYALEPGVSLPPPSLLKRKILIKNKRLKPEVEKQELELFKQGQFVIEDEIKEDASAPAVVAGVVEQQSVDSAVVDVVAVQQNSSNSGVGPAGLGDSIELAVVQPYTGSTTNVHPWLSSMVNYAQPIKFQGFDEAEQKNMHYHMSSFAENTGLNHLKTSAIEFVNYNKRQMSRIYPKGTRADSSNYMPQVFWNAGCQMVSLNFQTADLPMQLNQGKFEYNGSSGYLLKPDFMRRSDRSFDPFAESPVDGVIATSCSVQVIAGQFLSDKKVGTYVEVEMYGLPTDTIRKEFRTRVVPANGLNPVYNEEPFLFRKVVLPDLAALRFAVYDESNGKLLGQRIVPLDGLQSGYRHIALRTEANFPMSLPMLFCNIEIKIYVPDGFQEFMDALTAPRAPRKTEIPSQPRTRGQDEDSKISGDSSQGRSIEAAKPREAMDFEPITMEVLSQEKAYQKLVRNQQKEVESLKKRQLKERNTVQKQQCAAIEKLIKGKNKAELSRDPIVRRAVSEQTSQWSNVMERQRREERIMIMGHLEERRTLLRKLCFAAQVNQCKLQTTRHEREIKELNARQARLSVESTKEVMNDKSLKSRGIKEGRLREKQQNNTKRFMEERKFAQIVQNREREKLKIIHSEQLEELEKEIDEMMEMHKNQQIEYELGPKNEFYV; from the exons atGACCAAGAGGTTTGAATTTAATTGGCAGATCGAGGTACCGGAGAATCTCCGCGAGGGATGTGTCTTTGATAGGTGGACTGAGGAAAAGGATAATACTGAAATCGAACTTAATTGTCTCTTCAAAGTCGACGAATATGGCTTTTTCATTTACTGGCAAAGCGAGGGAAAG GACGGCGACGTCATCGAGCTTTGTCAAGTGAGCGACATACGGGCTGGAGGTGTACCCAAG GATCCAAAGCTGTACGACAAGCTGGTGGCCAAACACGGGGAACAACTTGACGATAAAAGTCTTGCCATATGCTCTGGAGTTGATtacacaaatattaattaccaACATGTTGTCTGTCCCGATGTCAATACTGCTAAG ATATGGTTGGCTGGAATGAGACGTATTACTCACAATGTCAAAGCCAACAATATATGTCCGCTGACTTGTTTAAAAAAACA TTGGATGAGACTGAGGATGCTGGTTGATCCCAATGGGAAGGTACCTGTCAAGGTTGTTGCGAGAACTTTTGCCTCTGGAAAGACTGAGAAGTTGGTTTATCAGTGTCTGTCTGATTTAGGTTTACCGAGCGGGAAG AACGATGTGATAGAACCAGAGGATTTTACATTCGATGCGTTTTACGCTCTCTACCACAAAATATGCCCAAGAAATGACATCGAAGAATTATTTCAATCCAT aACCCAAGGCAAAGCAGATACAATTAATTTGGAACAATTGATAACTTTTCTGAATGAGAAACAACGTGACCCaactttaaatgaaattttgtatCCCCTTTATGACGACAAACGGGCTTTTGagataattaatgattacGAGCAGAATGaaacttacagaaatcaaa AAACAATGACTAAGGATGGATTTATAAGGTATTTAATGTCAGATGAGAACGCTCCAGTTTTCCTCGACAGATTGGACGTCTACATGGACATGGATCAGCCATTATcccattattatattaattcaaGTCATAATACTTATTTGAGCGGCAGACAGTTTGGCGGCAAGTCTAGCGTTGAAATGTATCGTCAGGTTTTACTCGCTGGTTGcag ATGCGTTGAATTGGATTGTTGGGACGGAAAAGGCGAGGATGAGGAGCCAATTATAACCCACGGAAAAGCAATGTGCACGGCAATTCTCTTCAAAGACGTTATTTACGCGGTTCGGGATACTGCGTTTGTCACCTCAGAGTACCCGGTGATACTCAGCTTTGAGAATCATTGTAGCAAAACCCAGCAGTACAAATTAGCTAAATACTGTGATGAAATATTAGGCGACCTGTTGCTAAAAGAACCACTCAAAGATTACGCG TTGGAGCCTGGTGTCTCACTACCACCACCGAGTCTTCTCAAGCGTAAGATTCTTATAAAGAATAAGCGACTGAAACCAGAGGTTGAGAAGCAAGAATTGGAGCTCTTTAAGCAAGGTCAATTTGTTATCGAGGATGAGATCAAAGAGGACGCAAGTGCACCAGCTGTTGTTGCCGGAGTTGTAGAACAGCAATCG gTAGACTCTGCAGTGGTGGATGTTGTCGCGGTGCAGCAAAACTCATCAAATTCTGGCGTAGGTCCAGCAGGTCTAGGTGACAGCATTGAATTGGCTGTCGTGCAGCCTTACACCGGTAGTACAACAAACGTCCATCCCTGGCTATCTTCCATGGTAAACTATGCACAACCCATAAAATTCCAAGGTTTCGACGAGGCCGAAC aaaaaaacaTGCACTATCACATGTCTTCCTTCGCTGAAAACACTGGCCTCAATCATCTCAAGACTTCGGCAATAGAATTTGTCAATTACAATAAACGGCAAATGAGCAGAATTTATCCTAAAGGCACCAGAGCTGACTCATCAAACTACATGCCTCAG GTCTTTTGGAATGCCGGGTGCCAAATGGTCTcgttgaattttcaaacggccGACCTACCGATGCAATTGAACCAAGGGAAATTCGAATATAACGGATCGTCAGGCTACTTGTTAAAGCCCGACTTTATGAGACGCTCTGATCGAAGCTTCGATCCATTTGCCGAGAGTCCAGTTGACGGTGTCATAGCAACTTCATGCAGCGTCCAG GTTATCGCGGGACAGTTTTTGTCTGACAAAAAAGTCGGTACCTACGTCGAGGTGGAGATGTACGGCCTTCCCACAGACACTATCAGAAAGGAATTCCGCACCCGAGTGGTCCCCGCCAACGGTCTAAATCCGGTCTACAATGAGGAGCCTTTTCTCTTCAGGAAAGTAGTACTGCCTGACCTTGCGGCTCTCAGGTTCGCGGTTTACGATGAGTCAAACGGAAAACTCCTCGGCCAGAGAATTGTTCCTCTAGATGGTTTGCAGTCGGGTTACCGTCACATTGCGTTACGCACAGAGGCCAATTTTCCCATGTCTCTTCCCATGCTCTTTTGTAAtattgaaatcaaaatttacgtTCCCGATGGATTTCAAg AATTTATGGACGCTTTAACGGCGCCACGAGCACCAAGAAAGACAGAAATTCCGTCGCAACCCCGCACTCGAGGCCAAGATGAAGATAGCAAAATATCGGGAGATTCATCTCAGGGACGATCCATTGAAGCCGCCAAACCCAGAG AAGCAATGGATTTCGAGCCGATAACCATGGAAGTATTAAGCCAAGAGAAAGCTTATCAAAAATTAGTCCGTAACCAGCAGAAAGAAGTCGAGTCTTTGAAAAAACGCCAACTGAAGGAAAGAAATACCGTCCAGAAGCAGCAGTGCGCTGCCATTGAGAAGCTTATTAAGGGAAAAAA CAAAGCGGAATTATCGAGGGATCCGATCGTTCGTAGAGCGGTCTCGGAGCAGACGAGCCAGTGGTCGAACGTGATGGAGCGACAGCGGCGGGAGGAGCGCATAATGATTATGGGCCACCTCGAGGAGCGGAGGACGCTGCTGAGGAAGCTCTGTTTCGCAGCCCAGGTCAACCAGTGCAAACTCCAAACCACCAGGCACGAGAGGGAAATCAAGGAGCTCAACGCCCGGCAGGCCAGACTCTCTGTCGAAAGCACTAAGGAGGTGATGAACGACAAGTCCCTCAAGAGTCGCGGCATCAAGGAGGGCAGGCTGCGCGAGAAACAGCAGAACAACACCAAGAGGTTCATGGAGGAGAGGAAATTCGCACAAATAGTTCAGAATCGCGAGAGGgaaaagctcaaaataattCACAGTGAACAGCTTGAGGAATTGGAGAAGGAAATTGATGAG ATGATGGAGATGCACAAGAACCAGCAGATTGAGTACGAGTTGGGTCCAAAGAATGAATTCTACGTGTGA